Sequence from the uncultured Flavobacterium sp. genome:
AAATCCAAATCCAAACGAAAAACCAGTTCCGGTTTCATCAGCTGAATCTTCGAAAACAGGTAAAATGGTTAATGCTTATAATGCTTTATTGATGGCAGAAAAAATGTCAAAGAAATAAAATTAAAATAAAATACTAACCTAATGGAAGAGTGGCAACTCTTCCATTTTTATTAAAACAATCATGCGAAAAATTATATTACTATCTTTTTTGAGTTTGGGTTTAAACTCTTTATCTGCGCAAAATGCTCCATATTGGCAACAACATGTCGATTATAAAATGGAAGTTTCGATGGATGTAAAAAACTATCAGTACAAAGGAAAACAGGAATTGGTTTATACCAATAATTCGCCTGATACTTTAAGAAAAGTTTTTTATCATTTATATCCAAATGCATTTCAGCCAGGAAGCGAAATGGATGCTCGTTTGCATTCTATAAAAGATCCTGACGGAAGAATGGTAAGTAAAGTAAAAGGTGCCGATGGTAAAGAGGTTAAACAAAGCCGAATTGAAACTTTGAAACCAAATGAAGTTGGATATCTAAAAATCACAAATCTTAAACAAGATGGAATAGTGGCTCAAATAAGAACCTCAGGAACTATTCTTGAAGTTACTTTGGCTAAGCCAATTTTACCTAATTCACAAACTACATTTACGTTAGATTTTGACGGACAAGTTCCGGTTCAAATTCGTCGTTCAGGACGTAATAATTCTGAAGGAGTTGAACTTTCGATGTCACAATGGTATCCTAAATTAGCCGAATTTGATTTCGAAGGCTGGCACGCAGATCCATATATTGCGAGAGAATTTCACGGAGTTTGGGGTAATTTTGATGTAAAAATCACAATCGACAAAGACTATACAATTGGAGGTTCAGGATATTTGCAAGACAAAAACCAAATTGGTCACGGATACGAAGATGCTGGTGTAACGGTTGTTTATCCAAAGAAAGCAAAAACATTAACATGGCATTTTATCGCGCCAAATGTTCACGATTTTACTTGGGCAGCAGACAAACAATATACACATGATGTTGTAAAAGGACCAAATGATGTTGATTTGCATTTCTTCTACAAAAATGATGAAAAAACAACCGGAAACTGGAAAAAATTAGAGCCGTTAATGGTTAAAGTAATGGATTTTTACAATCATAAAGTAGGCGCATATCCATACAAACAATATTCATTTATTCAAGGTGGAGATGGCGGAATGGAATATGCAATGTGTACTTTAATGTTAGGAAGCGGAACTCTTGAAGGTATTTTGGGAACAGCAACGCACGAAATGGGACATTCTTGGTTTCAACATATTTTAGCTTCAAACGAATCAAAACACCCATGGATGGATGAAGGTTTTACAACTTACATCGAAGACATGGCTTTGAATGAATTAAAAGGAGATAAAAAAGTAGAAAACCCGTTTAAAGGAAATTATACAGCTTATTACAACTTAGTAAATTCAGGAAAAGAACAGCCAGAAACTACTCACGGTGATCGTTATGACGAAAACAGACCTTACAGTATTTCATCTTATGTAAAAGGAAGTATCTTTTTGTCACAATTAGAATATGTGATTGGAAAAGAGAATGTAGATGCAACTTTAAAAAGATATTACAACGATTTTAAATTCAAACATCCAACTCCAAATGATATCAAAAGAACTGCAGAAAGAGTTTCCGGAGCAGAGTTAGATTGGTATTTAATTGATTGGACAGAAACGTTAAATACAATTGATTACGGTATCAAAGATGTTGCAGATAATGCTGGAAAAACAACGGTAAGTTTAGAGAGAATTGGAAGAATGCCAATGCCAATAGATTTAACTGTAGAATATACAGACGGAACATCTGAGAGTTTTTATATTCCGTTAAGAATGATGAATTTTATTAAGCCAAATCCAAATCCAAACGTAAAAAGAACAGTTTTGGAAGATTGGGCTTGGGCACAATCAAATTATAGTTTTACAATTGATAAAAGCAAAACGGCAATTAAAAAAATCACAATTGATCCAAGCGGATTAATGGCAGATATTAAAGCATCAAATAATGTTTATGAAGTAAAATAAGCTTCATTTGAACTCATAAAAAAAGTCTCGTTTAGTATTTAAACGAGACTTTTTTATTTTTATATCTTTATCTTTTAAGCTTATTGAGCCAAATGTTCCAACATATCTTTTGTCATAGTTTCAAGATCAAAAGTATGTTTCCAACCCCAATCTTTTCTCGCCTCAGAATCGTCGATACTTGCCGGCCAGCTGTCCGCAATTTTCTGACGGAAATCAGGCTCATAAGTAATCGTAAACTCAGGAATATGTTTTTTGATTTCGTTTGCAATTTCAGTTGGAGTAAAACTCATTGCGGCTAAATTGTATGAAGAATGTATTTTGATTTCTTCAGCCGGAGCTTTCATAATATTAATCGTCGCATCGATCGCATCATCCATATACATCATTGGCATTTTTGTCTCAGATGATAAAAAGCACTCGTATTTTTTATCGGCAATAGCCTTATAGAAAATATCAACAGCATAATCTGTAGTTCCGCCACCAGGAGGAGTTGACCAGCTAATTAAACCAGGATAACGGATGCTTCGAACATCAACGCCATAAATATTATGGTAATATTCACACCATCTTTCACCGGCTTGTTTACTGATTCCGTAAACCGTTGAAGGTTCCATAACAGTATATTGAGGTGTATTTTCTTTTGGAGTAGTTGGTCCAAAAACTGCAATACTTGAAGGCCAGAATATCTTTTTTATTTTTTTGGCTTTAGCCAAATTCAAAACGTGAAATAATGAATTCATATTCAAATCCCATGCAAAAGCCGGATTCTTCTCAGCTGTAGCAGATAAAAGTGCCGCCATCAAATAAATATCTGTGATTTGATGCACTTCGACAAGATGTTCAATTTGATTGAAATCTAAAGCATTCACCACTTCAAAAGGACCTGAATTAACAACGTCAGTATTTAATTTTCGAATATCAGAAGCAATTACATTTTCTGTTCCGTATAACTTACGTAGTTTTTGAGTCAGTTCAGTCCCAATTTGACCGCAAGCGCCAATGATCAATATTTTTGGATTCATTTTGAATAGTTTTTAGAGACGCAAATATAACGTTTTCGCAATTATTTTTACTTTTTAGAAAAACAAATTATAAATTTAACAAGGATGAAGTTCGTTTTTTGGATTATTCTCTGTGAGAGTATTATTGCAGGTTTTAATTTTAGAACGAATTTAGCCACGGGTTTGGCTGGTTAAACGGATTTAATGCGGATTGTTTTTAAAATCTTTATCTGGAAAATTTAACCGCAAAGTGCGCAAAGGTTTTTTTGTTTAGGATTACGCAGATTAAACGCAAAGTTCGCAAAGTTTTGTGTTGATTTAGCTTTGCGAACTTTGCGGTTATATGCACATTTTAGGTAATAAAACTTTGCGTGCTTTGCGGTAAAAACAATCTGCGTTAAATCCGTTTAACCAGCCAAATCTGTGGCCCAAAAAAACGCACCTGATTTATAGAATCTTTGGCAAAAAACAGACTTCGTAATTGTAAAATTACTTTGTAACTTTGTAGCTTAATGTTTTACCAAATGAAATATAAAATATCTCTTTTTCTGCTTTTAATTTTTGTACTGAATTCATGTCAAAATGAAGATGAAAGACGTCGAGCTGAGAATGAAAAAGAAGCAAAGAAAAACGAAATCATTTTTAATAATATAAATAAAGCCTGGACATTTATTGATGAACCCATCAATGAAGTTGCAGAACAAAAAGTAAGTTCGTGGGCCGAATGGCGTGATTTTCTTAAAGAAATTGGAGATAAACCAAGAAAAACGATTGGAGCTTTTCAAAAAAAATCAGCTGCAATTTCAAAAAAGGCATTTGCTTTAAACAACAATATTCCTGCAGAATTTAATGTTCCTCAGATAAAAAGCCGAATCTCAATTTTGATTACCAAAATCAAAATGATGGATTTATTTATTAATCTGAATACAATTCCGGATAAGAAAGTAACGTTTCTGATTGGAGATATTAACAAAGAATTGGTTTCATTAGAAAGACAAATGGATCAGGTTGTTGTAAAAAGTAAAATTCCAAAAGAAGAAGGAGAAGCAGATTTCTTGAGAATGTTAGATACAACGCGCGCTATTCCGAATTCGAATACAGCTCCGGTTCTTCCAGCGCAGAATATAAATAAAAAGTTACCAACAGTTGACTAAAAACGCCTTATATACAATGTATGATAATCTGCCTAAAAACGAGCAGATTGCCAAACAATTACTAGAACAAAATCAGATAAAAATGCATCTTAACGGATTGTTAGGATCAGCAGTTTCATTTGTCATACGCGCTGTTTTCAAGAAGACAGAGTTGCCTTTTTTGATTGTTCTGGACAATAAAGAAGAAGCCGCTTATTATTTGAACGATCTCGAGCAAATGATTGGCGAGCAAGATGTTTTGTTTTATCCTGCATCATTTCGACGTCCGTATCAGGTTGATGAAACCGATAACGCGAATGTTTTGCTTCGCGCTGAGGTTTTAAATCGAATCAATTCCCGAAAAAAACCAGCCATAATTGTTACGTATCCAGAAGCACTTTTTGAGAAAGTAGTTACACGTCAGCAATTAGACAAAAACACGTTGAAAGTCGCTTTGAATGATAAAATTTCGATCGATTTTATCAACGAAGTTTTATTTGAATATGAATTCAAAAGAGTCGATTTTATTACAGAACCCGGAGAATTTTCGGTTCGTGGAGGAATTGTCGATGTATTCTCTTTTTCAAACGATCATCCTTATAGAATTGAATTTTTTGGTAACGAAGTAGACAGCATCAGAAGTTTTGATGTAGAAACGCAATTATCTGTAGAAACACATAAAAAAATCACCATAATTCCGAATGTCGAAAACAAGATATTTCAGGAAAACCGAGAAAGTTTCTTAGATTATATTGCTGAGAAAACGGTTCTTTTTATTCAAAATACAGACGGACTTTTCAGTCAGTTAGACAAACAATTTGCAAGAGCCGAAGAAGCTTTTGAGAAACTTTCGAAAGAAATAAAACACGCTCAGCCGGAACAATTATTCTTAAATCAGGCTTCGTTTACCAAGCGAGCTTTAGATTTTTCGGTTGTAGAATTGGCTTCAAAACCAATTTTTAAAACAAGTAAAACATTCGAATTTCATATTCAGCCGCAGCCATCTTTCAACAAGCAATTTGATTTGTTGCTGAATAATTTAAGCGACAATCATTTTAATGGATACAAGAATTATTTGTTCTGTTCGAATGAAACTCAGGCAAAACGTTTTCATGATATTTTTGAAACTTTAGACGAAGCGAATTCCGAGAATATTCGCAAGCAATATCATACCGTTGTATTGCCTTTATATCAAGGTTTTATTGACGAAGAAAATCAAATTACGGCGTATACAGATCACCAGATTTTTGAGCGATATCATAAATTCAACATCAAAAATGGTTATTCTAAAAAGCAAAATATTACGCTTAAAGAATTAACCGCGCTTTCGGTTGGTGATTATGTAACGCATATCGATCACGGAATTGGGAAGTTTGGCGGATTGCAGAAAATTCAAGTCGAAGGAAAAACTCAGGAAGCCATAAAACTGGTTTATGCCGATAATGATATCGTTTATGTAAGTATTCATTCGCTTCATAAAATCTCCAAATACAACGGAAAAGACGGAACACCTCCGAAGATTTATAAGTTAGGATCGAACGCCTGGAAAATTTTAAAACAAAAAACCAAAGCGCGTGTCAAACATATTGCTTTCAACTTGATTCAGTTGTATGCAAAACGTCGTTTAGAAAAAGGTTTTCAATTTGCGCCGGACAGTTATTTGCAAAACGAATTAGAAAGTTCGTTTATCTATGAAGATACACCGGATCAAACTAAATCGACACAAGAAGTAAAAGCTGATATGGAAAGCGATCGCCCAATGGATCGTTTGGTTTGTGGTGACGTAGGTTTCGGAAAAACGGAAGTTGCGATTCGTGCCGCTTTTAAAGCTGTCGATAATAGTAAACAAGTTGCCGTTTTAGTTCCGACTACTATTTTGGCATACCAACATTATAGAACTTTTACAGAACGATTAAAAGATATGCCGGTTTCAATAGGTTATTTAAACCGATTTAGAACCGCAAAACAAAAAGCGCAAACCTTAAAAGATTTAGCTGAAGGAAAACTTGATATCGTAATTGGAACACATCAATTAGTAAACAAAAATGTAGTTTTTAAAGATTTAGGTTTATTGATTGTCGATGAGGAACAAAAGTTTGGTGTAAACGTAAAAGACAAGCTTAAAACCATTGCGGCAAATGTTGATACGTTGACATTAACGGCAACGCCAATCCCGAGAACGCTTCAGTTTTCGTTAATGGCGGCAAGAGATTTATCGGTAATTACAACGCCTCCGCCAAATCGTTATCCAATAGAAACAAATGTGGTTAGTTTTAATGAAGAAGTAATTCGTGACGCGATTTCGTATGAAATTCAGCGAAACGGACAGGTTTTCTTCATTAATAATCGAATCGAAAATATAAAAGAAGTGGCCGGAATGATTCAGCGCTTGGTTCCAAATGCAAGAGTCGGAATTGGTCACGGACAAATGGAAGGCGCCAAACTCGAGGAATTGATGTTAGGTTTCATGAATGGAGATTTTGATGTTTTGGTTGCAACCACAATTATTGAAAGTGGATTGGACGTTCCAAATGCCAACACGATTTTCATTAATAATGCCAATAATTTCGGATTATCAGATTTGCATCAAATGCGCGGTCGAGTAGGTCGAAGTAACAAAAAAGCATTCTGTTATTTCATCTGTCCGCCGTATTCGTCAATGACCGAAGACGCCAGAAAACGTATTCAGGCGTTGGAACAATTTAGCGAATTAGGAAGTGGTTTTAACATTGCGATGAAAGATCTTGAAATTCGTGGTGCAGGAGATTTATTAGGTGGCGAACAAAGTGGTTTCATTAATGAAATTGGTTTTGATACGTACCAAAAAATCATGAACGAAGCGATCGAAGAATTAAAAGAAAACGAATTCAAAGATTTATATCCTGAAGAGAATGATATTGAAACCAAAGAATACGTAAAAGATCTTCAAATCGATACGGATTTTGAGCTTTTATTTTCTGATGAATACATCAATAATGTTACAGAACGTTTGAGCTTGTATAACGAATTAGGTTCTGTAAAAAATGAAGCCGAATTAGTTATTTTCCAAAATAAATTAATTGACCGTTTTGGTCCAATGCCTCCGCGCGCTAATGCGTTGATGAATAGTATTCGCATCAAATGGATTGCGACAGCTGTTGGTATTGAAAAACTGGTGATGAAAAAAGGCAAAATGATTGGCTATTTCGTTTCAGATCAACAATCAGATTATTACCAATCGAAGCGTTTCCATAAAATGATAAAGTTTGTACAAACGCACAGTAATCTTTGTACTATGAAAGAAAAACAAACACCAAATGGTTTACGACTTTTATTGACTTTCGACAATGTAAAATCAACCAAACGAGCTTTGGAATTGATGGAAATGTTAGGAGAATAATTAAAAAAAGTTGCCACGAATTTCACGAATTAGCACAAATTTAAAAAGGAAAAATTAATTTTAATTCGTGTTCATTCGTGAAATTCGTGGCAAAAAATATTGAATTTAAAAGACTATTTGTCTTTATAGAATTTCTCTAAATGCTCGTTTTTATCTTTTTCTGCCTGAACCAAACGTTCGTAAAGTTCTACTACTTTGTCAAGAGGATTAAAAGTGCAATGATGATTTCCATGGTGATTTCCTACAGTTCCCTGGCTATTATCATAAAAATTATTAAAATAATTAAACACAGCTTCTTCCGAAAAATGTTCAATTGCTTCCACACTTACACCAAGTGCTTTTGCAACTTCTTTGAGTTTTTCGTCATCGATAGTTTCGCTATTTTCGATTGCAGAAACTGTCTGTTGACTGATTCCTAAAGCCTGAGCAAGTGCTTCCTGCTTCATGTCTTTCAGTTCACGAATACGACTGATATTTCTTCCTATATGATGTGGTTTTGTTATTGTGCTCATAGCTCAAAGATATTAAAATTCTGAAAGCAAAAATTGATTTCAGTAAAAAACAGTTCTGTTTTTGTAAGATACATTTTACAATAAGTAAGTGTTTTTAATTCCTCCAAAAAATTTATTTAACAAAAATACACTTTTCAAACAACTACTATTTAAATACAGGAATTAGTTAAACATAATTCGTGTTCATTCGTGAAATTCGTGGCAAAAAGCGATATGAAATCTTAAGTTTTATTTATCTTTTACTTAAGAGAAATCTTAGGACGAGAAAGTTTTCTTTGAATCAAAATTTTAAAGAAACTTCCACATGCAATATCAATTTATTCTTCTGTTTTTATTTTTTGGATTAACGACAATTTCAGCTCAGCAAACAAAGAAAATCGTTTTAAATGATTCTCTAAAATCAGAAACAATTGATCCTTTACGTCCTGCAAAAGCTGCATTTTATTCGGCTATTTTCCCCGGATTAGGACAAATTTATAATAAGAAATATTGGAAACTTCCTTTGGTTTACGGAGCAATTGGAGCGAGTACTTATTTTTATATCGACAGCAAGAAAAATTACAACATTTATCGAAACGAATACAAAAGCAGATTATTAGGGAATACAAGTGGTTCTGAATATTTGGCGAACTTAAGCAATAGTCAATTAATTGCTGCCCAAAAACAATATCAGCGAAATAGAGATTTATCGGCTTTGTTTATAGTTGGTTTTTATGTTTTAAATATAATTGATGCCAATATTGATGCCGCTTTATCTCAATTTAATGTGAGCGAACAATTAGCCTTTAAACCAGCAATAAATTTTAAAAATGAAAATGTGCAATCTAATTTTGGATTTGCCTGTGTATATTCGTTTTAAGCAATTTACTTTTGTCATTTTAAAGTCTTTTTTCTAAATATTAACCGCCCTCAAATAGTATCTTACTTTTTGAAGGTGGTTTCGTTTTCTTTAAAAACATGGGTTTTTTCCTTTCTTTTTGTTTTTGAGAATTGAATTTACCTTATATTTATAGGTCACTAAAATTGCTTGAATTCTTCTTTAATTAGTAATTAAGCATATTATTACCATTATTCTTATGACAGATATATTTAAAGATTTTATTTCTGAATTAGCAGAGGTTAATGCTCAGGATATGAGTAGAATAATGTCTTGTATTACTGCTCATAAAGTAAAACGAAATACCATTATTTTATCTCAGGGAGAAGTCTGTAATAAATTTTATTTTCTAGAAAAAGGCTGCATGCGTACTTATTATATTACACAAGATGGCCAGGAAAAAACAAGATTAATTTCATTTGACAATACTCCCGTAACTGCACTCACTAGTTTTATCAATCAAAAACCTTCTGTTGAATATATTGATGCATTAGAAGATTCGGAAATACTTTCTATCTCTTATGATGATTTTTTTATTCTTGTGAATGAAATTTCTAGTTGGGGATTATTTTATAGAAGAATGTTAGAATTAGCCTTTACTTTTCAAAATAACAGAATAGAAGATTTGGTTACACTATCAGCCAAAGAACGTTATGAAAAACTATTAAAAGAGAGACCACATTATATCCAACGTCTTTCGAATAGAATAGTAGCTAGTTATCTGGGTATTTCTCAGGAAACTTTAAGCAGACTCAAATCTAAATAACGATTTTGACATTTGTCAATGCAGACGTTTTTCTATCGGCCTAATTTTGTCCTATAAATCATCAGAAAACAAACTGATGTTAATAATAAAATTAAAAAGGTTTGATCATGAAAACACTATTAAGAAAACCACTTGGAAATACTTTAGAAAATGTAACTGATAAATTCAGTATCAAAGAACTCATAGAATTTGAACGTTTTTGCAGAGACAATGCACAATGGGAGGAAATGAAGAAATGTTTTGCAGAAAATTCTACTGTAACAATTTCATGGTTTAAAGGATCTGGACATGGTTTTGTCGACGCTTCAAGCAAAATGGAAACTTATGCTCCACACAAATTATTTGATACTTTGGTTTGGTTAAATAATGATAAAGCGGTTGCAATTACCATGGCAACAATTCAGATAAGACAGGAAATTGACGGACATTTATTAGAACTGCAATCTGATGTAAAACTACTGTACAAAACTCAGAAAATTAATGGTCTTTGGTCTATTATTTCTATGGAAGGAATTTACGAAAAAGATGCTTTAATTCCAGTTTCTCCTGCTGATGGTATTATAATTCCAAAAGAGGAAATCGCCAAGTTCAGACCAAGTTATGCTAATATGTCTTATGCTTTAAGCAAAAGCGGATATACTGTAGATGTTAATTTGCCTGGAATTGATAAACCGGAAAGTGTCACAAAATTGTATCAGGAATCTGAAGAATGGTTAAACTCTTAAAACTAGAAAAAATGAAAATTATCACGATAGAAGAACATTTTAGCTCACCAAAAATCAGTGAGAAAATGAAACAGTTTCAGCCACAAAGTAGTGACGCTGAAAAAAATAAAGACATGCAGGAATTGATAAAACATTTTTTGCCTACAAATGATGATATTGAAGATGTTGGTGCACGCAGAATTAAATTTATGGATGAAAGCGGTATCGATATGCAGGTCATTTCGTATGGCGGAGGAAGTCCACAAGGAATTGCAGACCCTAAAATTGCAATTGAACTTTGTGCTGAAGCCAATGACGAATTAGCACATTTAATAAAACAAAATCCAACTCGTTTTGCCGGTTTTGCAGCTTTGCCAGTTGCTGATCCAGTTGCAGCAACAGCTGAATTAGAACGTGCTGTAAAAAGTTTAGGTTTTAAAGGAGCTTTATTAGCGGGGACTTTTCAGGGCAAATTCTTTGATGAAGCTGAATTTTTTCCAATTTTTGAAAAAGCAGCTGAATTAGATGTACCCGTTTATTTGCATCCGGGAATTATTGAAAAAGAAGTAGCAGACCATTATTTTAGAAATGATAATTGGTCAAAATTAGTAAACGGAGTTTTTCCGGCTGCAGGTTTTGGCTGGCACATGGACAGTGGAATTCATGTAATCAGAATGATTCTTTCGGGAGTTTTTGATAAGTTGCCCAATTTAAAAATAATCTCTGGACATTGGGGAGAATTTGTTCCTGCTTTTCTCGAAAGATTAGACGAAACTTTATACAGTGAAATAACACATTTAAAACGTACGATTTCAGAATATTATAAAGAGCATGTTTATATCACGCCAAGCGGAATTTTCTCTGAAACTCAACTAAAATTTGCGATTGCACAAATGGGAGCGGATCATATCATTTACTCGGGAGATTATCCTTATTTGATAAAAACCGAAACAGGAGATTTTCTTAAAAACGCTTCAATTTCTGAAGAAGACAAAGCAAAAATAGGGCATC
This genomic interval carries:
- a CDS encoding M1 family metallopeptidase, with protein sequence MRKIILLSFLSLGLNSLSAQNAPYWQQHVDYKMEVSMDVKNYQYKGKQELVYTNNSPDTLRKVFYHLYPNAFQPGSEMDARLHSIKDPDGRMVSKVKGADGKEVKQSRIETLKPNEVGYLKITNLKQDGIVAQIRTSGTILEVTLAKPILPNSQTTFTLDFDGQVPVQIRRSGRNNSEGVELSMSQWYPKLAEFDFEGWHADPYIAREFHGVWGNFDVKITIDKDYTIGGSGYLQDKNQIGHGYEDAGVTVVYPKKAKTLTWHFIAPNVHDFTWAADKQYTHDVVKGPNDVDLHFFYKNDEKTTGNWKKLEPLMVKVMDFYNHKVGAYPYKQYSFIQGGDGGMEYAMCTLMLGSGTLEGILGTATHEMGHSWFQHILASNESKHPWMDEGFTTYIEDMALNELKGDKKVENPFKGNYTAYYNLVNSGKEQPETTHGDRYDENRPYSISSYVKGSIFLSQLEYVIGKENVDATLKRYYNDFKFKHPTPNDIKRTAERVSGAELDWYLIDWTETLNTIDYGIKDVADNAGKTTVSLERIGRMPMPIDLTVEYTDGTSESFYIPLRMMNFIKPNPNPNVKRTVLEDWAWAQSNYSFTIDKSKTAIKKITIDPSGLMADIKASNNVYEVK
- a CDS encoding L-threonine 3-dehydrogenase, giving the protein MNPKILIIGACGQIGTELTQKLRKLYGTENVIASDIRKLNTDVVNSGPFEVVNALDFNQIEHLVEVHQITDIYLMAALLSATAEKNPAFAWDLNMNSLFHVLNLAKAKKIKKIFWPSSIAVFGPTTPKENTPQYTVMEPSTVYGISKQAGERWCEYYHNIYGVDVRSIRYPGLISWSTPPGGGTTDYAVDIFYKAIADKKYECFLSSETKMPMMYMDDAIDATINIMKAPAEEIKIHSSYNLAAMSFTPTEIANEIKKHIPEFTITYEPDFRQKIADSWPASIDDSEARKDWGWKHTFDLETMTKDMLEHLAQ
- the mfd gene encoding transcription-repair coupling factor — translated: MTKNALYTMYDNLPKNEQIAKQLLEQNQIKMHLNGLLGSAVSFVIRAVFKKTELPFLIVLDNKEEAAYYLNDLEQMIGEQDVLFYPASFRRPYQVDETDNANVLLRAEVLNRINSRKKPAIIVTYPEALFEKVVTRQQLDKNTLKVALNDKISIDFINEVLFEYEFKRVDFITEPGEFSVRGGIVDVFSFSNDHPYRIEFFGNEVDSIRSFDVETQLSVETHKKITIIPNVENKIFQENRESFLDYIAEKTVLFIQNTDGLFSQLDKQFARAEEAFEKLSKEIKHAQPEQLFLNQASFTKRALDFSVVELASKPIFKTSKTFEFHIQPQPSFNKQFDLLLNNLSDNHFNGYKNYLFCSNETQAKRFHDIFETLDEANSENIRKQYHTVVLPLYQGFIDEENQITAYTDHQIFERYHKFNIKNGYSKKQNITLKELTALSVGDYVTHIDHGIGKFGGLQKIQVEGKTQEAIKLVYADNDIVYVSIHSLHKISKYNGKDGTPPKIYKLGSNAWKILKQKTKARVKHIAFNLIQLYAKRRLEKGFQFAPDSYLQNELESSFIYEDTPDQTKSTQEVKADMESDRPMDRLVCGDVGFGKTEVAIRAAFKAVDNSKQVAVLVPTTILAYQHYRTFTERLKDMPVSIGYLNRFRTAKQKAQTLKDLAEGKLDIVIGTHQLVNKNVVFKDLGLLIVDEEQKFGVNVKDKLKTIAANVDTLTLTATPIPRTLQFSLMAARDLSVITTPPPNRYPIETNVVSFNEEVIRDAISYEIQRNGQVFFINNRIENIKEVAGMIQRLVPNARVGIGHGQMEGAKLEELMLGFMNGDFDVLVATTIIESGLDVPNANTIFINNANNFGLSDLHQMRGRVGRSNKKAFCYFICPPYSSMTEDARKRIQALEQFSELGSGFNIAMKDLEIRGAGDLLGGEQSGFINEIGFDTYQKIMNEAIEELKENEFKDLYPEENDIETKEYVKDLQIDTDFELLFSDEYINNVTERLSLYNELGSVKNEAELVIFQNKLIDRFGPMPPRANALMNSIRIKWIATAVGIEKLVMKKGKMIGYFVSDQQSDYYQSKRFHKMIKFVQTHSNLCTMKEKQTPNGLRLLLTFDNVKSTKRALELMEMLGE
- a CDS encoding helix-turn-helix transcriptional regulator, producing the protein MSTITKPHHIGRNISRIRELKDMKQEALAQALGISQQTVSAIENSETIDDEKLKEVAKALGVSVEAIEHFSEEAVFNYFNNFYDNSQGTVGNHHGNHHCTFNPLDKVVELYERLVQAEKDKNEHLEKFYKDK
- a CDS encoding DUF5683 domain-containing protein → MQYQFILLFLFFGLTTISAQQTKKIVLNDSLKSETIDPLRPAKAAFYSAIFPGLGQIYNKKYWKLPLVYGAIGASTYFYIDSKKNYNIYRNEYKSRLLGNTSGSEYLANLSNSQLIAAQKQYQRNRDLSALFIVGFYVLNIIDANIDAALSQFNVSEQLAFKPAINFKNENVQSNFGFACVYSF
- a CDS encoding Crp/Fnr family transcriptional regulator produces the protein MTDIFKDFISELAEVNAQDMSRIMSCITAHKVKRNTIILSQGEVCNKFYFLEKGCMRTYYITQDGQEKTRLISFDNTPVTALTSFINQKPSVEYIDALEDSEILSISYDDFFILVNEISSWGLFYRRMLELAFTFQNNRIEDLVTLSAKERYEKLLKERPHYIQRLSNRIVASYLGISQETLSRLKSK
- a CDS encoding amidohydrolase family protein; its protein translation is MKIITIEEHFSSPKISEKMKQFQPQSSDAEKNKDMQELIKHFLPTNDDIEDVGARRIKFMDESGIDMQVISYGGGSPQGIADPKIAIELCAEANDELAHLIKQNPTRFAGFAALPVADPVAATAELERAVKSLGFKGALLAGTFQGKFFDEAEFFPIFEKAAELDVPVYLHPGIIEKEVADHYFRNDNWSKLVNGVFPAAGFGWHMDSGIHVIRMILSGVFDKLPNLKIISGHWGEFVPAFLERLDETLYSEITHLKRTISEYYKEHVYITPSGIFSETQLKFAIAQMGADHIIYSGDYPYLIKTETGDFLKNASISEEDKAKIGHLNVEKLLNL